The following proteins are encoded in a genomic region of Bernardetia sp. MNP-M8:
- a CDS encoding App1 family protein — protein MSSNIIRKDNLKADIKLYRGYASDKLLVVFGHVFKKSPVPLSEKTKFKHAYSVLRTFRRKTISNADVYLHYNNKKIHSKTLKDGYFRFSIPLNHFSDDHFKNGWNKIEVELNHEGKSIKRTTEILHPYDGKLAFISDIDDTFLISHTNNLLKKLYVLLWRNVNDRKVFEDVTSHYELLSKANQEKGETNTFFYVSSSEWNLYNFIERFTQIQNLPKAVIKLKSIKTNLSDFLFTGRGGHHHKFDKIKDIIEFYPHLRFVLLGDDSQADPTIYEEICKTFPQSIKAIYIRQTEKKQKSSTQKILQNMENLNVKTCYFIKSEKAMLHSREIGIV, from the coding sequence ATGAGTTCAAATATTATAAGAAAAGATAATCTAAAAGCTGATATAAAATTATATAGAGGCTATGCCAGTGACAAGTTATTGGTTGTTTTTGGACATGTTTTCAAAAAATCGCCTGTTCCGTTGAGTGAAAAAACAAAATTCAAACATGCTTATTCTGTTCTTCGTACTTTCAGAAGAAAAACCATTTCGAATGCAGATGTGTATCTTCATTATAATAACAAAAAAATACATAGCAAAACGCTCAAAGATGGATATTTTCGTTTTTCTATTCCTTTAAACCATTTTTCTGATGACCATTTTAAAAATGGTTGGAATAAAATAGAAGTAGAATTAAATCATGAAGGCAAAAGCATAAAAAGAACTACTGAAATTTTGCATCCTTATGATGGAAAGTTAGCTTTTATTTCAGACATTGATGATACTTTTTTGATTTCTCATACCAATAATTTATTAAAAAAATTATATGTTTTGTTATGGAGAAATGTAAATGACCGAAAAGTATTTGAAGATGTAACATCACATTATGAGTTGCTTAGTAAAGCCAACCAAGAAAAAGGAGAAACAAATACTTTTTTTTATGTTTCTAGTAGTGAGTGGAATTTATATAATTTTATTGAACGTTTTACCCAAATTCAAAATTTACCTAAAGCTGTCATTAAACTAAAAAGCATCAAAACTAATCTTTCAGATTTTCTTTTTACAGGAAGAGGAGGACATCATCATAAATTTGATAAAATAAAAGATATTATAGAGTTTTATCCACATCTTCGCTTTGTTCTTTTAGGAGATGATTCTCAAGCAGACCCTACTATTTATGAGGAAATTTGTAAGACTTTTCCTCAAAGTATAAAAGCAATTTATATTCGTCAGACTGAAAAGAAGCAAAAAAGTAGTACACAAAAAATCCTTCAGAATATGGAAAATCTCAATGTAAAGACATGTTATTTTATCAAAAGTGAAAAAGCAATGTTACATTCTAGGGAAATTGGTATTGTTTAA
- a CDS encoding sigma-54 dependent transcriptional regulator, whose translation MIDVQPIKLRFGIIGHSPLLNHAIKVAAQVANTDMSVLITGESGTGKESFSKIIHQLSTRKHSTFIAINCGAIPEGTINSELFGHEKGSFTGAAGTRKGYFEEADGGTIFLDEIGEMPLDTQAMLLRVLENGEFIKVGSSKPQKTDVRVVAATNVRLVQAVEEGKFREDLYYRLNTVPIFVPPLRDREDDVELLFRKFAGDFSERYRSKPIILDEDAKQILLSYPFPGNVRQLKNLVEQMSVLEGDNRNIDAEILKNYLPKNAPRANTLPALSGSEQAKDNFSERDLLYKILFDMRRDVTELKQLVLNILEGQGSAGMLQKYEHLFDDVAKNSESYADKNSNLPLYLNPSNPNSANYNQVEDEQDDAAIEYAKEVEDYNEPEEEPEEETLSLEKKEKEMIIKALDKNNNRRKYAAQDLGISERTLYRKIKQYELDK comes from the coding sequence ATGATAGATGTTCAGCCCATAAAATTACGTTTCGGAATTATTGGTCATTCTCCTTTGCTCAATCATGCCATAAAAGTCGCTGCACAAGTTGCCAATACAGATATGAGCGTTTTGATTACAGGCGAAAGTGGAACAGGAAAGGAGTCGTTTTCTAAAATCATTCATCAACTCAGTACACGCAAACATTCTACTTTTATTGCCATTAACTGTGGAGCAATTCCTGAAGGAACAATCAATTCTGAACTTTTTGGACACGAAAAAGGCTCTTTTACAGGGGCAGCAGGAACACGAAAAGGATATTTTGAAGAAGCTGACGGAGGAACAATTTTTTTAGATGAAATTGGAGAAATGCCTCTTGATACACAAGCAATGCTTTTAAGAGTTTTAGAAAATGGAGAGTTTATAAAAGTGGGTTCTTCAAAACCTCAAAAGACAGATGTTAGGGTGGTGGCAGCTACAAATGTACGCTTGGTTCAGGCTGTTGAAGAAGGAAAATTTAGAGAAGATTTATATTATCGTCTCAATACTGTTCCAATTTTTGTTCCTCCTCTAAGAGATAGAGAAGATGATGTGGAGCTTCTTTTTCGCAAGTTTGCAGGTGATTTTTCAGAGCGTTATCGTAGCAAACCAATTATTTTGGATGAAGATGCCAAACAAATTTTGCTTTCTTATCCCTTTCCTGGAAATGTTCGTCAGCTCAAAAATTTGGTAGAACAAATGTCTGTTTTAGAAGGTGATAATAGGAATATTGATGCAGAAATATTGAAAAATTATTTGCCAAAAAATGCTCCAAGAGCAAATACACTTCCAGCACTTTCGGGAAGTGAGCAAGCAAAAGATAACTTTTCAGAGCGAGATTTATTGTATAAAATATTGTTTGATATGCGTAGAGATGTGACCGAACTCAAACAACTCGTTTTGAATATTTTGGAAGGACAAGGAAGTGCAGGAATGTTGCAAAAATACGAACATCTTTTCGATGATGTAGCTAAGAATAGTGAATCTTATGCCGATAAAAATTCTAATTTGCCTTTGTATCTCAATCCCTCCAATCCAAATTCTGCTAATTACAATCAGGTTGAAGATGAACAAGATGATGCTGCCATAGAATATGCTAAAGAAGTAGAAGATTACAACGAACCAGAGGAAGAGCCAGAAGAGGAAACACTTTCTTTAGAGAAAAAAGAAAAAGAAATGATTATTAAGGCATTAGATAAAAATAATAATCGTAGAAAATATGCAGCACAAGATTTAGGAATTTCGGAGCGTACTTTATATAGAAAAATAAAACAATACGAACTGGATAAATAA
- a CDS encoding diacylglycerol kinase family protein: MKNKNDNFIFLVINPLAGGTDKKNEKYIIKEYIENKGYNFVYYETTGNKEEPSDETEIKKLYTKYKPKKVVIGGGDGTIKFVFETLFKEDIIFGILPMGSANGLAKDLDLPNDLETCLEIALQDNFKEVDSISINKMKSFHLSDLGLNAELIKNYHDSKIHGKLGYFLQMFPTILENKEPFNATISTPDTQIETQAKVILIANSSKYGTGVVVNPLGKVDDDVFEIVIFRSLELSLILKILFGNLPLEDDAIEIIRTKKALIQTDYPISFQIDGEFCGEVKQLDIEMEKQKIKIATPKLTSNTRK, encoded by the coding sequence ATGAAAAATAAAAACGATAATTTCATTTTTTTAGTCATAAACCCTCTAGCAGGAGGAACAGATAAGAAAAATGAAAAGTATATAATAAAAGAATATATAGAAAACAAAGGATATAATTTTGTCTATTATGAAACAACAGGAAATAAAGAAGAACCTTCTGATGAGACAGAAATAAAAAAACTATATACTAAGTACAAACCTAAAAAAGTAGTAATTGGAGGAGGAGATGGAACAATCAAATTCGTTTTTGAAACACTTTTTAAAGAAGACATTATTTTTGGGATTTTACCAATGGGTTCTGCCAATGGATTAGCCAAGGATTTGGATTTGCCCAACGACTTAGAAACCTGTTTAGAAATTGCTCTACAAGATAATTTTAAAGAGGTGGATAGCATTTCAATCAACAAGATGAAGAGTTTTCATTTGAGCGATTTGGGACTCAATGCTGAACTTATTAAAAACTATCACGATAGCAAAATACATGGAAAACTAGGTTATTTTTTACAAATGTTTCCTACCATTTTAGAAAACAAAGAACCTTTTAATGCTACTATTTCTACTCCAGATACACAAATTGAAACGCAAGCAAAAGTAATTTTGATAGCCAATTCAAGTAAATATGGAACAGGTGTAGTTGTAAATCCACTAGGGAAAGTAGATGATGATGTCTTTGAAATTGTTATTTTTAGAAGTTTAGAACTATCTCTTATATTGAAAATATTATTTGGTAATCTGCCTTTAGAAGATGATGCTATCGAAATTATAAGAACAAAAAAAGCACTTATTCAAACAGATTATCCAATTAGCTTTCAAATTGATGGGGAATTTTGTGGAGAAGTAAAACAATTAGATATAGAGATGGAAAAACAGAAAATTAAAATTGCTACACCTAAATTAACTTCTAATACACGTAAGTAG
- the lptE gene encoding LPS assembly lipoprotein LptE has product MINKYINKIFLFNLILLLSSCTGASLFKLNGGTIDYTKIKTLSIQPILNDAGQGPPTITINATEKLREFYLRNTRLGLVQAGGDMQIEGRIVGYEVIPVAPQGGSQVATIQRLQIKMEVTYYNVVEEDQSFDDKVYTQFEDFEQNQTLSQVEEQLVEIILDRIVFDIFNDTAGNW; this is encoded by the coding sequence ATGATAAATAAATATATAAATAAAATTTTCCTTTTTAACTTGATTCTTCTTCTATCAAGCTGTACAGGTGCATCTCTTTTTAAACTAAATGGTGGAACAATTGATTATACCAAAATCAAAACGCTTTCTATCCAGCCAATTTTGAATGATGCAGGACAAGGACCTCCAACAATTACAATTAATGCAACTGAAAAATTGCGTGAATTTTATCTTCGAAATACCCGTCTAGGATTAGTTCAAGCTGGGGGAGATATGCAGATTGAAGGAAGAATTGTAGGTTATGAAGTTATTCCTGTTGCACCACAAGGAGGATCGCAAGTTGCAACTATTCAGCGTTTGCAAATCAAAATGGAAGTGACTTATTATAATGTTGTCGAAGAAGACCAATCTTTTGATGATAAAGTATATACACAATTTGAAGATTTTGAGCAAAATCAAACACTTTCACAAGTGGAAGAACAGCTAGTAGAAATTATTTTGGATAGAATTGTGTTTGATATTTTTAACGACACAGCAGGAAATTGGTAA